The Fusobacterium pseudoperiodonticum DNA window AAAATTTTTATAAATTTCTTCCATTGTTATGCTATCTTTTAGTTTAGTATTGTAACCAAACCCAAAACTATATGCAGTTATATCTGTAACTGTAATTAACATAGATTTTATATTTTTTTTCCAGTTATATCTATATATTTTTCTTTTATATTCTTCTGGCAACTGTTTCCATATATTAGCTGTCATTTCAAACTCTACATTATATGCTCCAAATATCATAGTTCCATTTGTAATTATAGGTACTGTAGAGTAGGATTCATATATCCATATTTCCCAGTTAGGCTCTACTTTTAATTTAATTTTCATAATTACTCCTATTTTTAACTTAATCTTTTTTCAAAAATATATCACTACCCAATATTAATTTTTTTCATAGTAACATTTATAAAAGAAAAAAGCAATGTCAAATAAAAAAGAGAATTTTTAAGTTTTAATTCTCAAAAATTCTCTTAATTATATCAATAAAATCTTATTGTGATACTTTTACTTCAAAGCCTTTTAGATATGCTCTAAAATCTTTATTATACATAGATTCTACTTTTGTTCCAGGAAGTCTGTAAGAACCAGGAGTTACTGCAATTAAATTAATTTCAATTTCTTTATCTTCTCCAGCATATAGAGGGAAGAAGTAAGCCACTCTGTCATCTCTCATATCTGTATAAGAGCTATTGTCAGCTATATTCATTTCTCCACCATATTCAGCATTGTCAATGTCAGCTGTATTCATTGGCACTACTTGAGGATCACTATTTTGTGGTGCTCCAGCCTGACTATTATCAAATTCCCAACCACTAGGTAAAATTTGTAATAAAGAAATATCATCTAAATTATTGTTATCTACTTTAGAAGAGATTATCATTCTAAATCTAGTTCCTGCTTTTAGATTTTTAACATCTATTTCTTTTCCAGACATATCAACAAATCTTCTTGTGATAGTAATATTTTTACTTTCATCTTTTTCTTCATATTTAACTGGTTTTCCTTTAACAAAAGAGTTTACATATAATTTGCTAGTTGAAGTATTTTTTATAACTATCTTCTTAGCATTTTCTTTTATACCTAAATTTTTAAGAGTATATTCTCCATCTTTAAGCTCTAAGTTTTGTTCTTTTCCATCAACTATAAGTTTGAAAGATAAATTTTTCTTTTCAGGACTAACTTTTTCACCTTCTGCTAAAGCTTGTACTATATGTGCTTTTTCAAAAGTAGTTAACCATTCATCACTCTTGGCTGTTCCAAGAACTGAACTATAAAGACTAGGTTCAGGACTACCATAAATTTCAGTATAGTATCTTAAGATTTTAGCATTTTGGTCTGCATAGTAAATTCCATCTTTTGTTTCAGCTTTTTTAGGAAGTTTTTCTGCTTCTTTTCTTGCAAAATCTTTTTCACCTATCTTAGCATAAGCTCCTAATAGAGTCCATTTATCTACAAGACTAGCATCATTATAGTATCTATCAAAGAATATATTCATTTCAGACACATTAGGATCATTTAATGAAGCTAGTAAATATAGTGCATCTGCTTTAGGTATATCCACTCTCATAGCTATTGAATTTAGATAAGCTTGAGCATTTTCAAACATAGCTTCAGGTATGTAGTATCCTCTTTCTTTAGCTTCTATTAAAAATTCAATTGCATAGATAGTTGACATGCTTTCTTCTTGTGAACCTGGCCAGTAAGCAAAGGCTCCATTTCTTAATTGATAATTGTTGTTCAATTTAGCAATTATAGTATTAATTTCATTCTTAGCATCATTTTTCTCAACTAAATCAGTAGTTAATTTATCAATATATAGCATTGATAAACCTTTTGAAGATATTTGTTCCAAACAAATATATGGATAATCCATCAATGATTTAATTAATCTTTCAATTCCTAATTTTTGATAACTAGAAAGAGTTATATTAGATTTAATACTTCCATTGATAAAATCTTTGTATTCATCCATAGATAAAGTAAATTCTTGGTTAGGTTCTAAAACAAGAGATTTTTCAACATATTGATACGGATAATTAGTATCAACATTTAAATCTATACTATCTTTAAAACTATATTTACTTGATTTGAAATCTATATCTATCTTAGTTGTTCCAACTGCATCTGGAGCATCTAATTCAAATAATAGTTTTTCATTTTGTCCATCTTTTACATTAACTTTTTTACTATATGTTTTTCCATTATAAGTTAAAGTTACTTCTGAATCTCCAATAGATTTTTCTATAGGGAATAAAGTTACAGGTACAGTAAACTTATCTCCCACTTTTAAAACTCTTGGTGCAGAACTATCAACTATGACAGGAGCTTTTACTGAAATTGATTTTTCAGCACTTCCATAGCTTTCATCAGAAACAGCCACAACAAAGACTCTCATTTGTCCAAAGAAATTAGGAACTTTTATATTTAGCTCAGCATTACCATTTTCATCACTTTCAGCAACACCTCTGAATATAGTTAGATTCTTAAATCTTTGAGCTTCCCCTTGTAATTGAAGTTCATCTTTTTGATCGCTAGCAACTTTTGCTCTATCTGTTGCCTCGGCTACTGCAAATTCTTCATAATCTCCTCCACCTGTTTTTAGTCTGTTAGCAACTTTATCAGAATATTTTTCTATGATATTAGAGAAGTTATCAAAGTTTTGTACCAACTTAGCTCTCTTTTCATAGAAGAATTTGTATGGATCAGGTTTTTTATAGTCAGTTTTTCTTAAAACACCTTCATCAACAAGGAAAACTTCATAGTACATTTTTTTCTTTTCTTTATTAGAAAGTTTTATGTTTAAATCACCTGCAGGTAGAACTTCAGTCTTAGTGTCAATATCAATAGTAAGCATCTTAGATTTATCTTCAACCATTAATGGAAGAGAAGCATAAAGTCTAAGTGGTCTGTCATTTTGTTTGTCAACATATTTTTGGAAAACTGATATA harbors:
- a CDS encoding alpha-2-macroglobulin family protein, translated to MKKFLKLFFALSLLMIALVACQKDKEKAQTEQGQTEQEQNYDFQDMLYVNNAGFNISGDLVIMFSDEIDKNQEFNKLIEVEGLDGDITIMPFGRKIIIKGDFQKEVPYSVKVSKGIKSVSGNELNEDYMRYNLYVGKKQPALTFADYGNVLPSVNNKKINFNSVNIKKVKLEIVKIYTNNITQYLKLSSNEYSLEWSVKEDIGDVVFSKEYEIESKEDEVVKNSIDLNGVIDTKGIYYVKLTSVGEESIDYDIAKYGEPFSFGYEEQPIYAKATKTIILSDIGIVANSNDSKLDIKLLNLNTLNPIGNAKLEFINSKNQTLEEGTTNSNGEYRSRVNLENVYYVLVKSGNEFNVLYLNDSKINYADFDIGGSLEGSDLKLYTYTDKGYYRPGDEINVSLIARSKEKMNDEHPFEYSFTAPDGSNKINNEVVKESKNGFYTFKIKTDVNDLTGAWTLTIKFGGKEVTQKVFIESKVANAIAIEADEDKIYSKADIKDGVMKFKFDFKYLSGAKLDKDSNVNFDYNVIEREPRSKKYKNFVFVNPSNYKYQFRNFAETKTDDSGELALQLEMPQAMQNKNLYLSTTVNVQDASGRYSTENKVFTIINRENSVGVQKLDQNGNEASVKYILLNEKTDSLVAGKKLKYRVYNKQNNWWYDYYEDDEKSFKENMETTLLEEGEITSASDAEILKVSSLADGVNFIEIEDEETGHSSGVFVYNYHYGDKKTGTIENLKTSTDKEKYDIGDIAKIKYTGSIGSKALVTIEKDGKIIKEYWKTLTSTENEETIVIEKDFFPNAYVNISVFQKYVDKQNDRPLRLYASLPLMVEDKSKMLTIDIDTKTEVLPAGDLNIKLSNKEKKKMYYEVFLVDEGVLRKTDYKKPDPYKFFYEKRAKLVQNFDNFSNIIEKYSDKVANRLKTGGGDYEEFAVAEATDRAKVASDQKDELQLQGEAQRFKNLTIFRGVAESDENGNAELNIKVPNFFGQMRVFVVAVSDESYGSAEKSISVKAPVIVDSSAPRVLKVGDKFTVPVTLFPIEKSIGDSEVTLTYNGKTYSKKVNVKDGQNEKLLFELDAPDAVGTTKIDIDFKSSKYSFKDSIDLNVDTNYPYQYVEKSLVLEPNQEFTLSMDEYKDFINGSIKSNITLSSYQKLGIERLIKSLMDYPYICLEQISSKGLSMLYIDKLTTDLVEKNDAKNEINTIIAKLNNNYQLRNGAFAYWPGSQEESMSTIYAIEFLIEAKERGYYIPEAMFENAQAYLNSIAMRVDIPKADALYLLASLNDPNVSEMNIFFDRYYNDASLVDKWTLLGAYAKIGEKDFARKEAEKLPKKAETKDGIYYADQNAKILRYYTEIYGSPEPSLYSSVLGTAKSDEWLTTFEKAHIVQALAEGEKVSPEKKNLSFKLIVDGKEQNLELKDGEYTLKNLGIKENAKKIVIKNTSTSKLYVNSFVKGKPVKYEEKDESKNITITRRFVDMSGKEIDVKNLKAGTRFRMIISSKVDNNNLDDISLLQILPSGWEFDNSQAGAPQNSDPQVVPMNTADIDNAEYGGEMNIADNSSYTDMRDDRVAYFFPLYAGEDKEIEINLIAVTPGSYRLPGTKVESMYNKDFRAYLKGFEVKVSQ